Genomic DNA from Mycobacterium stomatepiae:
AGACCTCCTCGAAGACCGAAGTCGCGCTGATCACGTCGCCGAGCCGAGGGTAGCGCCCAATCTCGAATTCCGAGTTGGTCGCCACCGTGCTGCTGTATCCGGCGTCGTCCAGGAACGCGGTCGGATTGTTGGTGATCTCCATCGGTGCGCCGCCGCGCTCTGCGATCCCCTCCAGCTTGGGTGACGGCATCGTCCACGTCTGCAACATCACCGGCGGCGACACGATGCCGCCGAATCGTGAGGCGGCGGCGAACTCCGGATCGAGGTAAACCGGGTTCATGTCGTCGAGCGCGTAGGCCCAATGCCGGATCATCGGCTGATTCACCGGATCCGGAGCCACGGTGGGCTTTCCGCTACCCCCGGTGGGCTGGTTGATGAGCCCCCGCAGCTTGGCGAGGAACTCGGGATCTTGGTTGGTCACGTACTAAATCCTCCTGACTGCTAGGTGGCCCGAAGGTCACGAGGTGCTCGCGGCATGCCCAATCCCGCCATGGCGATGATGTCACGCTGAATTTCGTTGGCCCCGCCCCCGAACGTGTTGATGACCGCAAACCGGTACGCGGATTCCAGCGCCCCGCGCAACGGCGCGTCGTTGCCCCGGCGTAATCCGTTGTGGTCCAGCACTTCCAGTAATTGCCGGGCGACCTGTTGGGTGAGTTCGGTGCCGAACACCTTGGCCGCCGAAGCCTCGCCCATGTTGAGTACGCCCTTGGTCATCGCCGCATTGACCCGCATGTTGACCAATTTGTACGCGGCGACCTGCGCTTCGACCCGGGCCAGGGTCAACCGAACCCACGGCTGGTCGATGACGCGCCCGCCGTCGAGCTCGGTGCTACGAGCCCAGTCCAGTGTCTTCTCGAACAACGGCTCGAGCGCTCCGAGATTGCCCAGCGCCGCGCGCTCGAAGTTCAACTGCGTAGTGATCAGCTGCCAGCCTTCGTTCTCGCCGCCGACCAGGGCGCTTGCCGGGACCCGCACGTTGTCGTAGAACGTGTAGAAGGTGGAGATGCCCGGCATGGTGTGCAGCGGTTGCCACGAGAAACCGGGCGACGATGTCGGCACGATGAGAATCGAAATCCCCTTGTGCTTCTTCGCGTTCGGATCAGTGCGGGCGGCCAGCCAGATGTAGTCGGCGTACGCGGCGCCGCTGGTGAACATCTTCTGCCCGTTGATCACGTAATCGTCTCCGTCGCGCACCGCGGTGGTGCGTATTGACGCCAGGTCGCTGCCGGCCCCGGGCTCGGAATACCCGATCGCGAACTCGACGCTGCCGTCGAGAATCGACGGCAGAAACTTCTGCCTCTGTTCCTCGGTGCCGCACTGCATCAGTGTCGGCCCGACCGTGTTGAGTGTCACCAGCGGTATCGGAGCGTCGACCCGGCGCGCCTCCTCGGAGAAGATGAACTGTTCGATCGCCGAGAAGCCGCGTCCACCATACTCTTTGGGCCAGCCGACGCCGAGCAGATCGGCTGCCGCAAGGGCGCGCACGCATTCCCGCACTTCCGGTCCGCCCTCGACGCGGTCCTTGATCGCTTCGGTGCGCTCGGGTGTCATCACCTGTTCCAGCGTCCTGCGGATCTCGGCGCGCAACCGCTCCTGCTCGGCGGTGTACTCCAGTTGCATTGCTCAGCCGCCCGTCCCGAGACGCACCGGCATGCGTTTCACCCCGGGCACCATCGTGGCCCGCATCCGGTCCACGCCCCCCACCAGTTCGAGCGTCGGGAAGCGCCGCAGCAGTTCGTCGAACATGGCCGTGGCCTCCAGGCGCGCCAACTGCGCACCGATACAAGAATGTTCACCGCAACCGAACGCGATGTGTGGGTTCGGATGCCGGGTCACCTTGAATTCCTCGGAGTCGGGACCAAATACGTCCTCGTCCCGATTCGCCGACCCGTACAGCATCACCACCACCTCGCCGGCACGGATCCGCTGACCGCGAATCTCGACGTCGGCGGTGGCGGTGCGGGCCATATGAACCACCGGGCTGTTCCAGCGCAACATCTCCTCGACGGCCGCCGGGATCAGCGCCCGGTCCGCGACCAGCAGACGGCGCTGGTCGGGATGGGCGATCAGCGCGAGCGTGCCGAGCGCGATCAGATTGCGGGTGGTTTCGTTACCGGCGACCAGCAGCAGGAA
This window encodes:
- a CDS encoding MaoC family dehydratase; its protein translation is MTNQDPEFLAKLRGLINQPTGGSGKPTVAPDPVNQPMIRHWAYALDDMNPVYLDPEFAAASRFGGIVSPPVMLQTWTMPSPKLEGIAERGGAPMEITNNPTAFLDDAGYSSTVATNSEFEIGRYPRLGDVISATSVFEEVSDEKKTAKGSGFFLTWVITYSDQNGEVLGRQRFRVLRFKPDNS
- a CDS encoding acyl-CoA dehydrogenase family protein — translated: MQLEYTAEQERLRAEIRRTLEQVMTPERTEAIKDRVEGGPEVRECVRALAAADLLGVGWPKEYGGRGFSAIEQFIFSEEARRVDAPIPLVTLNTVGPTLMQCGTEEQRQKFLPSILDGSVEFAIGYSEPGAGSDLASIRTTAVRDGDDYVINGQKMFTSGAAYADYIWLAARTDPNAKKHKGISILIVPTSSPGFSWQPLHTMPGISTFYTFYDNVRVPASALVGGENEGWQLITTQLNFERAALGNLGALEPLFEKTLDWARSTELDGGRVIDQPWVRLTLARVEAQVAAYKLVNMRVNAAMTKGVLNMGEASAAKVFGTELTQQVARQLLEVLDHNGLRRGNDAPLRGALESAYRFAVINTFGGGANEIQRDIIAMAGLGMPRAPRDLRAT